The DNA segment ATCATTTTAAGTTGTTAAAAATCAACAATATATTGCGTGATTGGCTTGAAAAATTGCCAATTGTCAAAATGATTTAATTCAATCTTGTGAATGCCTTTGTTTACAGCCGCCGAACCTTCAATTTTACCAAAAACATAGAAAGGAAAATATATCTTTGCCTTTGAATAAAATCGAATATGGCCAAAAGTAAATTCAAGAAAGAACATTATCTCCAGTGGTATGAAAGCATGTTGCTGATGCGCAAATTTGAAGAGCGCGCCGGACAACTTTATGGAATGCAAAAAATAAAAGGATTTTGTCACTTATATATAGGACAGGAAGCTGTCGTTGCCGGTGCAATGTCGGTTCTGAAACCGGAAGATAATATGATCACTGCTTACAGAGATCATGCACATGCTTTGGCTAAAGGAGTTTCTGCACGCGCAGTGATGGCCGAACTTTATGGTAAAGCAACCGGTTGTTCTAAAGGCAAAGGCGGATCAATGCATATGTTTGATGCGAAAGCGAAGTTTTTCGGAGGACATGGTATTGTCGGCGGACAAATTCCTCTGGGTGCCGGAATTGCATTTGCTGATAAGTTCAACGGCAATAAAAATGTGACTGTATGTTACATGGGCGATGGCGCTGTTCGTCAAGGTGCCTTTTCATGAAGCATTCAACATGGCAATGACATGGAAACTTCCGGTGATCTTTGTGATTGAAAATAACAATTATGCTATGGGTACTTCTGTTGGACGTTCCAGCAATGTAACTGAGCTTTATAAATTAGGATTGGCATACGACATCCCTTCTGAACCGGTTGATGGAATGGAAGTGGAAGCTGTTCATGATGCCATGGAAAAAGCTGTTGAACGTGCACGTAAAGGTGATGGTCCAACATTGTTAGAGATGAATACGTATCGTTACAAAGGGCATTCAATGAGTGATCCTGCAAAGTATCGTACGAAAGAAGAAGTAGAATCATACAAAGCAAAAGATCCGGTTGAAATTGTTTTAAAAACAATTCAGGATAATAAATATGCAACATCAGCAGAGATTGAGATCATCAATAACAAAGTTCGTGATGAAGTAGAAGATTGCGTAAAATTCTCCGAAGAATCTCCATACCCGGATCCATCTGAATTATACATTGATGTGTATGTGCAGAAGGATTATCCGTATATTATGGATTAATTGAAATTGTTAAAGGTTTCAGGTTTGCAGGTTTCAGGTTGGTTTTAAACATAGAACCTGGAACCTGAAAACCTGCAACCTTCAACAAATTGTTAATAGAACGTAGTAAAATTCTTGAATTAAATTTAAAAGTAATTTCTAACTAATATAAAGATGGCCGAAATAGTCCGCATGCCGAAAATGAGTGATACTATGACTGAAGGAGTTGTAGCGAAGTGGCATAAAAATGTTGGTGATCCTGTGAAATCAGGGGAGTTGGTTGCTGAGATCGAAACCGATAAGGCAACGATGGAATTCGAATCATATCAGGAAGGTGTTTTGTTGTATCGTGGAGTCGAAGAAGGAAAGGCTGCACCGGTAGACGGTATCCTGGCTATTTTAGGAAAAGCCGGTGAAGATTATAAGGACTTGCTCGCAACTGAAACTTCAAAGAGCGCAGCACCTGCTGAAGAGGCAACACCGAAAACGGAAGCGCCTGCAAAGTCAGAAGAAAAAGCAGCGCCGAAAGCAGAAGCGAAAACTGCTCCGGCACCCGCTGCAAAACAAGAAGCAGCTCCTGTTGCTAAATCTACACCAGCTCCTGCACCTAAACCAGCGGCAACGGTTAATGGAAGTACTGACGATAGAATGAAAGCCTCACCACTTGCTCGTCGACTAGCAAATGAAAAAGGTGTTGATCTTTCTAAAGTAATGGGCTCAGGAGATTCAGGTCGTATCGTGAAACGCGATATCGATTGGTTCAAACCCGGAATGGCTGTTCAAAGCGCAAATGCTTTTTCAAATGCTGTGACAGAAGAAAGTTTCGATGAAGTTGCAGTTTCACAAATGCGTAAGACGATTGCAAAACGTCTGGCAGAAAGTAAATTTACCGCGCCGCATTTTTATCTGACGATAGAGATTGACATGGATAATACTATATCTGCAAGAGAAAGCATCAATGCTGTAACCGGATCAAAAGTTTCCTTCAATGATTTCGTTGTGAAAGCTGCAGCAGCGGCATTAAGTCAGCATCCGAAAGTAAATTCTTCGTGGCTGGGCGATAAGATCCGTGTCAATCATCATGTTCATATTGGTGTAGCCGTAGCTGTAGAAGAAGGCTTGCTTGTACCTGTCGTTCGTTTTGCTGATTCAAAAACGCTCCGCGAAATCAATGCAGAAGTAAAAACGCTTGCACAAAAAGCAAAAGATAAAAAACTCCAGCCGGCCGAGTGGGAGGGAAATACATTTACAATTTCTAATCTGGGAATGTTTGGTATAGATGAATTCACAGCCATCATTAATCCACCCGATGCCTGCATTCTTGCCGTCGGCGGAATTCAGCAAAAGCCGGTTGTTAAAAACAATCAGATCGTTGTCGGAAATGTTATGAAAGTAACCTTGAGTTGCGATCACCGAGTAGTCGATGGAGCAACAGGTTCAGAATTCCTGCGTACTTTCAAAGGCTTGCTGGAAAATCCGGTTGTGCTTTTGGGTCAGGCTTCGATTTAGATTTAAAAAATTTAAAGTATCAAAAGGGTTTAAGGTGTGTGCTACATCTTAAACCCTTTTTTTATGAATATTTCACAAGGGCCAACTTATTCACCTTTCTTCTCCTTTTCCAGCTTCACAATATCTCCTTTTGTAAAAAGAATCGCCTTTAATACCTTCCGCCATTCAGGCTTTTTGCGGAGGAGAAATTCCAGATCCATTCCGAAATGTTTGAATTCTTCCTGTTGTGCATTTTGCATAATGGCTTTTGCCTCCTTGTCTTTCTCTACGGAAATACGTTGTTCGTACCAGTCAATTGCTTCGGCTTCTTCTATCAGTGATAGCATCATTCTCGCAAAAGTTCTTGTCTGTTGTGAAAGTTCGTTGGGTGGTTCGTGGTATTGGTCGAAGGACATGTTTTTTGGTTTTTAATTTGTGAGAGTTGTGGATATTTATCGTTGTTCGAGATTTGTAAATGAAATCGATTCTTATAAAATACTTTTTGTATTTAACGGTAACTGTACAATATTTTGAAATTAAATGTACAAAAAAAAAGGGCCACCTTTTGGTAGCCCTTTTTTTTTCGCGATTCGAATTACGAAATTCGAATTACGAACATCTAGTGAACAATCACCTTACTAGTAGAAGTCTGCCCACCTGAAGTAATATTCAGGAAGTAGATTCCTTTTGCATAAGTCGTTACATCATAAGTACGTACTGCATCTGATGCATTATTCACTTTGTCTGTCATCAGGATCTGGCCTTGAATGTCAGTCAATGTAATAATTGCATTTACAGTTTTTCCTAAATTGATATTCAGTTTCGAAGCTGTCGGATTCGGATAGATCATCATTCCGCTTGCGATCTGATTGTCTGTTAAACCAACGATGATCGTTACTTCAACTGTATCTGAATTGATACAACCGTTTCCATCAATTACAGCAACAATGATCGTTCCTGTAGAATCAACTTCTATCGTTTGAGTTGTTTCACTTGTATTCCATAAGTACTGAACGAATCCTGCACCTGCATCAAGAATAAGTGAATCTGTTACTGTTGTATCGTTACCCAGATTAACATTAGGTAATGCATTGATAGTCGCAGTTACAGCAGCTCTCGGCTGAGTATTGCAGATGTTGCCATCCTGTGCATAGAAGATTGTAGTAGTAGAAAGGCTTGGAATAGAGTAGGTGTCGCCAATGAATAGTAAGTTGCCACCTGTTGGTGCATCGTACCATGCAATTGTGTTTGTTCCTGAAGCATTCAGAATTACACTTCCTTCGCCACAACGTGATGTTCCAACACCTGCAGGAGCAGCCGGAGCGATATTGATATCAACCGTACTTGTTGTTGTATCATTACCGGTATTCTGATCGCTTGCATATGATGTATATGCAGTAATTGTATATGTTCCACCTGTAACCGTGTTGATAGTTCCCATTGAAAGAACTATTGTATCACCCGGATTCATCGGACCTGCAATTGTATCAGTGAAATTAGCCGTTACAGTTCCTGTAATTGTAACATCAACAGGAATGTTTGAAGCAGCACTTGAACCAAGATTAGTTACAACAATTGAAACATCTGTTGTTGCGCTTGAGCAGTCCTGATCCAGTGGATTCACGATTGCAGTAACACCAGCATCAAATGGTAAAATCACTGCCAGACAAATTTCATCTGTAGCAGTACAACCAAACGAATTTGAAACTACTACAGAATAACATCCCGGAGTATTTACGTTAATTAATTGTGTTGTTGCACCATTTGACCAAAGGTAAGATGTAAATCCAATACCTGCATCAAAGTCAATGCTATCTCCATCTAAAATCGATGTGTCATTTCCTAATGTAATTACAGGAAGTGGATTGATAACAGCTTGTACAGAAGTACGAACTCCTTCACAGAATCCGTAAGCAGCAACATAAAATAATGTTGATGCATTTAATGTATCAGTAGTGTAAGATGCACCTGAAGCAAGATAAGTTCCGCCAACCGGAGCATCGAACCAGATCAGTGAATCGGCAGATGTTGCTGTAAGTGTTACGGCACCCGGGCCACAACGTGATATGTCCACTGCTACCGGTCCTACAGGAGGTACGCCAACAGTATACGATGCCGTTAATGTGTCATTCGCATGTACATCATCGACCCCTAACGAAGTATAACTCATCACATTCAAAGTACCACCTGCAGTAAGATCAACTGTTGCTGCATAGGTAATTGTATCTGATTCGCCCGGAAGTATAGGTGTTGTAATTGTAAACGTTAATGTATCATCAGCAACTCCGCTGAAGATAGTTGTTACAGCAAAATTGTTTTCCTGAAGAGCACCTGTATTGGTTACTACTACAGTAACCGGAGTAAGCGAGTCACCGCAAACACTGTCTACCGGACTTAACAAAGCCTGAACACCAACGTTACGTTGTGCTGCAGAATATTCATCGGCACCGATATCAGGAGCATTTGCGCTACGAAGTTCGCCGTCGATATCATCATTCACGTTGGCAAGTTTTTTACCAAGATCTTCCATTGCAATTGAAGTTGCATGCAGATCAGTTGGAGTAACGAAATTCGGATTTACCTGAACGGAATTGGAATCTCTCTCTGATGCAGAGATCCAGTCGTTCAATGTTGGAGTTACAACACCATCAAATACACCAACATTTGAACCTGTAACAAAAAGATTGTTGTGATTAGAAATAGTGATTCCATTCACAGCAGAATCAGAAACAACATAAGCATAACCCCCACCTGTATTGTTCAGGATGTTGTTACGAACTGTTTTTCCTGTTCCGTTTCCTCTTGCAAACAAAGCCGAGTATGTTGGATTCGCACCACGCATCACAATTGTGTTGTGCACGATGTCCTGATAATCTCCATTATTTATTGATAGTCCTGCTGAATCAGTACATAAAATGAAATTGTTCGACACAACTCCATGAATTCCTGCTAATCCTGTACAGTCTACCATGTAGATACCTGTTCCCGGAATGCTTGTCATTTTGTTTTTGGTGATGTGATGATTTCTCTGACTACGATCAAGATAAATACCTGCGTAAGCAATGTTGTTTGATGTTGTAGTAAATTGATTTCTGTTGATATTTACAACACCAATGTTACTTGCCTGGATTCCTTTTGAATATTGATTTTCGAAAATGTTATCTGAAATAACATTGTCAAGCTCAAGCTGAATAGTGTTGATACCATTCATGTAAACACCGATTGAACCATTCAGTAAATGGTTGTTCATGATCATCAATGAACTGTCATTCGTCGGAGATGAAGATCCTGAATAGATCAAAGCAGCAAGTGAGTTGTTAGTCGGATTAGTTGAACCTGACAATCTGCAATTTGAAACAGTGATGTGAGAGGCATTATTCATCAACTCAAGAACACGACCATACGACAGAATTCCTGAACGAGCAAGCGTGATCTTGTTAAATGTAATGTAATCAGCTCCGTCTAAGCGGATCAGATAATTTGTTGGATTCAAAGAATCAACTGAAGGGTAGGTTAAAACAACAGATGTACTGTCACCATTTTCAGACTGAAAAGTGATTCTGTTTGTAGAATCAGCTCCGATGATCTCGTTGATCACACTTTGCATCGTATCTGTTCCGGCTCTCATATTGAAAACTACCGGTCCGCAAACACCATAAGTGCTTAAAGCTGCAACGGCATCGTTGAATTCCGCAAAATCAGGAGTCGTACCGCCAATCGTGTAAGATCCATTCATTTGCACAACAACTGTAACCGCTGTTGAGTCATTGGAAGAATCAGCATCAGCACCACCGTTTGGAGAAGCTGTGCGGACATCCAGTGTATTCGTTCCGAAACCGAAGGCATAATTGCCGATAGTCACAGTGTCTGTTTCACCGGTAAACAGAAGTCCATTGTAATTAAATGGAGCCTGAGCAATTCCGTTCACTGTCCAGTTGACAAGTGCGGAGGTAATTCCTGCGGCACCATAGTTTTGAATTACTGCAGTAACAGGTTGTGTTCCCTGACAGGTTAGATTCGAAGGACTGACGATTGCAGAAACACCGGCATCGGTCTGGGCATTGGCCACAGTTCCGATTCCAATTGTCAACACCATCATGCAAGTCCTAAAGATCTGCAGAAGAGTAAATTGTTTTCTCATTGTTTGATTAAGGTTTATTTTGGATTTATTTAGTTGCTATTTTAGACTGTTACTAAAATACGAACTCTATAAAAAAATGTTCCCTCATTTTCAAACATTCTTAACACACTTCATTGTTAAAAAGTTATTCAATTTCATAGAGAAAAATAATGACTAGCCACCTTTGTTTTCAGTAGGTTCAGAAGGTTTTTCAACCAATGTATAGTTGATTTTTATTTCAGGAACAACCGGTTCTTCATTAACAAATTCAACTTCTGTTTCATTGGTAGTTGTCGGATTCAGCAATTCATTTTCCTCATCTATTTCCCATTGAGCTTTTGGTTTGACCGGGCCATCTGATCTATAGTAATAAGCAGTGAAAAGTCCGGCTACTGATCCGAATAAATGACTCTCCCAGGAAACAATTTGATTGATCGGAAAAATGCCCCAAACAAGGCTTCCGTATAAAAAAGTAACCAATAATGAGATTGCTGTTAATCGCGTATCTCTTCTGAAAATCCCACTGAAAAATAAAAAGCAAACAAAGCCATAAATGAGTCCGCTTGCACCAATGTGCCATTCAGGACGGGCAAACATCCAGACCCAAAATCCTGTCATCAGCCATATCGCTGCCATCACGCGGTAAGCAAGTTCTTTATAAAAATAGATCATGCCCGTACCGACAATCAGTAGTGGAGCAGTATTCGACAAAATGTGATCAAGATCACCATGAATGAATGGAGAAGTTATTATCCCAATTAATCCTTCTGTTGTTCTGGGTAGTATCCCTAAATTGATCAACCTGACTCCGCTAAGATGCGCGCCAAATTCAATTAACCAGATCAGAACTGTAAACAACAATGGAAATGCTGCTGATCTGATCAATTCATTTTTGCCCTTATTTTTTTCCATAAACAATTCACCGCTTTTAATGAACAACTGATTTAACCTAATTCATTACTTTCGCCTTGATTATGAATTACGATTTCTTTCATACCAAGATCGAATTTCTAAAAGGAGTCGGACCGATGAAAGCCGAAATCCTCAGGAAAGAACTCGGCATTTTTACGCAAGGAGACTTGCTGCATCATTTTCCGTTTCGATATGTCGACCGTACCAAGTTCTATACCGTTAAGGAAGCGAATGCCAATTTGCCGTATATTCAAATCAAAGGTACAATAACAAGCCTCATTGTCAGAGGTGAAAAACGGAGGAAATATCTTGCAGGCCGCTTTGAAGACAAAACCGGTTTTCTGGAACTGCGTTGGTTTCAAGGGATAAAGTGGATCACTGCCAATCTGAAATTGAATACCGAATATGTGCTTTTTGGAAAACCAACAGAATTTAATGGAGCGATCAATATAGTTCATCCTGAACTTGAACTCAGTGCAGAAGCGCAACAAACCATTTCTTCCGTTATGCAACCGGTTTACAGCACTACTGAAAAATTGAAACTGAAAGGTCTGGATAGTAAAGGTCTGTTGCGTCTCCAGAAAAATTTACACAGCATTTTACCAAAAGAACTTTCGGAAACGTTGCCGCAACATGTTTTGAATGAATACAAATTTTTTAACCGGCATCAAACTTACTCTGCTATACACTTTCCTGAATCAGTAGCACATCAGGAGAAAGCAGAAACAAGGATCAAATTTGAGGAACTATTCTTTCTTCAGATGCGGTTGTTGCATATGAAACTTCTGCGAACGGAAAAAATTCGTGGAGTTCGTTTCGATAAAGTCGGAGATTATTTCAATGAATTTTTTCATAATCATCTTCCTTTCGAATTAACCAATGCTCAGAAAAAAGTGATCAAAGAGATCCGCACAGATTGCGGCTCGGGCAAACAAATGAATCGATTGCTTCAGGGTGATGTTGGTTCGGGAAAAACAATGGTTGCACTCATGTGTATGCTGATTGCCATCGGAAATGGATATCAGGCTTGCATTATGGCGCCGACGGAAATTCTGGCAAATCAACATGCTGAATCAATTGCAGCTTTTTTGAAAAATATGAATCTGAATATTGCTTTGCTCACAGGTTCGACGCGGACTGCTGCAAGAAGAAAGATCCATGAGCAACTTGAAAACGGTGAGATCAATATTTTAGTTGGTACACATGCTTTGATCGAAGATAAAGTAAAATTCAAAAATTTAGGTTTTGTGGTTATCGATGAACAGCATCGTTTCGGTGTTGAACAACGTTCACGATTGTGGAAAAAAAATGAGATCGTTCCGCATGTACTGGTCATGACTGCAACTCCAATTCCGCGAACTCTTGCGATGACACTTTACGGTGATCTCGATGTTTCCGTGATCGATGAATTACCTCCGGGAAGAAAACCGATCAGGACAATTCATAAATATGATACAAATCGATTGCAAGTCTGGGCGTTTTTGAAAAAAGAAATTGCAGCAGGCAGACAAGTCTATATCGTATATCCTTTGATCGATGAATCGGAAAAGATCGATCTGAATAATCTGATGGCGGGCTTCGAATCTATTTGCAGAGATTTCCCTGCTCCGCAATATCATGTCAGCATTGTTCATGGTAGAATGAAACCGAAGGACAAAGATTTTGAAATGCAACGATTCGTCAAAGGTGAAACACAGATCATGGTTGCAACTACTGTGATCGAAGTAGGAGTGAATGTACCGAATGCGTCTGTAATGATCATTGAAAACGCCGAACGATTTGGTCTTTCACAATTACATCAGTTGCGCGGAAGAGTTGGAAGAGGAGCAGAGCAATCGTATTGTATCTTAATGACGAGTTCTAAACTCGGAAAAGATTCACGCCTGCGAATTGCAACAATGTGTGAAACAAACGATGGTTTTAAAATTGCAGAAACAGATCTCAAACTCCGTGGTCCGGGCGATGCTGAAGGTACACGACAAAGCGGTTTACTTGATTTGAAGTTAGCTGATCTTTCTCGGGATGCGGCTTTGGTGCAGCGTACTCGCGATATTGCTATTGAAATGCTAAAGAGGGATCCGAATCTCACCTCACCGGAAAATTCAGGAACCAGATTGCACTTGCAGGAACAAATCAGGAAGTCAGGAGAATGGGGAAGAATCTCTTGATAACGAATAACGAATTATTCACTAATATTGCGGCTGATTAGGCTTAAATTATGAAAATTTCGTACAATTGGTTAAAAGAATTCGTGAAAACGGATTTGACTGTGGATCAGGCTGCTGTCATGCTTACAGCAGGGGGACTGGAAGTAGAAAACGTAGAATCTTTTGAATCTGTCAAAGGTGGGTTGAAAGGACTTTTTGTGGGTCAGGTTCTGACTTGCGCAAAACATCCGAATGCTGATAAATTAAGTCTGACAACTGTGAATGTCGGTGGTGAAACACCTTTGCAAATTGTTTGCGGTGCGCCGAATGTTGCGGCCGGACAAAAAGTAATTGTTGCAGTTGTTGGAACTACTGTTCATCCGGTTACAGGTGAACCTTTTGAAATAAAGAAATCTAAAATCCGTGGTGAAGTTTCTGAAGGAATGATCTGCGCAGAAGATGAGATCGGATTAGGAACTTCTCATGCAGGAATTCTAATTTTGCCGGAAGATTCTGTTATAGGAACAAAGGCAAGCGATTTTTTCAAACTGGAAAATGATTCAGTTATCGAAATAGGACTTACTCCTAATCGTGCTGATGCTGCTTCGCACCTTGGTGTTGCAAGAGATCTTTCTGCATTGATCAATACAGAAAAATCTATTCAGACGAAGAAAATTGAAAAGGACTCTAAAGTTGAAATGCCTTCAGTTGATAATTTCACTGCAGGAAATGAGCGCATGATAGAAGTTGTCGTTGAAGACAGTTCTGCTTGTCCGCGATATACTGCAATTACTATCACAAATATTTCTGTAAGTCAATCACCGGAATGGTTGAAAAATCGTTTGTTGTCAATTGGTGTAAATCCAATTAATAACGTTGTCGATATCACAAATTATATTTTGCATGAAACCGGACAACCGTTACATGCATTTGATGCAGATAAAATTTCCGGAAAAAAAGTTGTTGTCCGTCAGGCGAAAGAAGGAGAGAAGTTTGTTACACTTGATAAAGTTGAACGGACATTGCATGAAGGAAATCTGATGATCTGCAACTCTGAAAAACCAATGTGTATTGCAGGTGTATTCGGAGGAATTGATTCTGGAATTACTGAATCAACAAAAACAGTTTTTCTGGAAAGCGCATACTTCGATGCAGCAAGTATTCGTAAAACAAGCAAGCAACACGGATTAAAAACAGATGCAAGTTTTCGCTTTGAACGCGGAACTGATTCCGAGATCACAATGTATGCAATGAAGCGTGCAGCTTTACTTTTGCAGGAGGTTTGCGGAGGAAAAATTGCTTCGCCGGTTATTGATATCTATCCTGAAAAGAAACCGGAAGTCGATTTCAATATTAAATATTCTTACATCGATCAGTTTTCCGGTGAAGTGATCGACAGAAATGTGATCTCAACAATTTTACTTTCACTTGGAATCAAGATCGTTTCTTCCGATTCTGAAAGTCTGAATCTGCAGATCCCGGCATTTAAAGTGGATGTGCTTCGTCCGGTTGATGTGATAGAAGAGATTCTCCGCGTCTATGGTTATGATAGAATTCCACTTCCGAAAAAACAAAGCATTTCTCTTCCTGCAATAGTTGAATTTGACAGAGAACAAATTCAGAACAAGATCGCAGATTATTTAGCGGCGCAGGGATTCAATGAAATCCTGACGAACTCGCTGACGAAACAAGATTATAATTTTGCTCCCGGCTGGAGTGAAGAGAAGTCTGTAAAGATTTTGAATCCGCTAAGTCAGGATTTAGGTGTTTTACGTCAGGATCTGTTAATGACCGGATTAGAAATACTTGAATACAACAGAAACCGGAAACAAGCCGATCAGAAGATGTTTGAATTCGGAAAAATTTATTCAAAAACTGAAAGCGGATATTCTGAATCTTATTGTTTGTCAATATTAGCCTGCGGAAAAAAGCAGGAAGTTTCCTGGCAAGGACCTGCAACAAATTCTGATTTCTTTTTTGTGAAATCAATTTTAGTAAATGTACTGTCTCTATGCGGAATTAAAGCATCGGAACTTACTATAAAAGAATCAGAACATCCTGCATTAAATTATGGACTTACATATTTTGCAGGAACAAAAGTACTTGCAGAAATTGGTGCAGTGAAAAATTCTATTTTGAAAAAATATGATCTGGCAGATGTTTTTTCATGTTCAGTCAATTGGGATCTCGTCATAAAGAAAGCAAAAAAGAAACCTGTTCAATATCAGGAAGTGTCAAAATTCCCTGCTGTAAAAAGAGATCTTTCAATGATGCTTGATGTGGCAATTCCATTCTCCAAAATAGAAGAGATCGCTTACAAGTCGGAAAGAAAACTATTGAAAGAAGTTTCTTTATTCGATCTGTATCAAGGCGAAAAAATAGAAGCCGGAAAAAAATCATTGGCCGTTTCTTTCATATTACTCGATGATCAACAAACACTCACAGATAAACAGATCGATAAAACGATGGAAAAGTTGATGGGTGCGTTTGAGAGTGAAGCCGGGGCGGTGATTAGGAGGTCGTAGTTTTTCATACAATAACCTTAGTTTTTCATACTATAATGCGGTTAGGTCAGTGCATTTCTTTTAGTCTAGAATACATAGCCCATCATCAACCCACCAGTCA comes from the Bacteroidota bacterium genome and includes:
- a CDS encoding phenylalanine--tRNA ligase subunit beta; translated protein: MKISYNWLKEFVKTDLTVDQAAVMLTAGGLEVENVESFESVKGGLKGLFVGQVLTCAKHPNADKLSLTTVNVGGETPLQIVCGAPNVAAGQKVIVAVVGTTVHPVTGEPFEIKKSKIRGEVSEGMICAEDEIGLGTSHAGILILPEDSVIGTKASDFFKLENDSVIEIGLTPNRADAASHLGVARDLSALINTEKSIQTKKIEKDSKVEMPSVDNFTAGNERMIEVVVEDSSACPRYTAITITNISVSQSPEWLKNRLLSIGVNPINNVVDITNYILHETGQPLHAFDADKISGKKVVVRQAKEGEKFVTLDKVERTLHEGNLMICNSEKPMCIAGVFGGIDSGITESTKTVFLESAYFDAASIRKTSKQHGLKTDASFRFERGTDSEITMYAMKRAALLLQEVCGGKIASPVIDIYPEKKPEVDFNIKYSYIDQFSGEVIDRNVISTILLSLGIKIVSSDSESLNLQIPAFKVDVLRPVDVIEEILRVYGYDRIPLPKKQSISLPAIVEFDREQIQNKIADYLAAQGFNEILTNSLTKQDYNFAPGWSEEKSVKILNPLSQDLGVLRQDLLMTGLEILEYNRNRKQADQKMFEFGKIYSKTESGYSESYCLSILACGKKQEVSWQGPATNSDFFFVKSILVNVLSLCGIKASELTIKESEHPALNYGLTYFAGTKVLAEIGAVKNSILKKYDLADVFSCSVNWDLVIKKAKKKPVQYQEVSKFPAVKRDLSMMLDVAIPFSKIEEIAYKSERKLLKEVSLFDLYQGEKIEAGKKSLAVSFILLDDQQTLTDKQIDKTMEKLMGAFESEAGAVIRRS